Proteins encoded in a region of the Quercus lobata isolate SW786 chromosome 8, ValleyOak3.0 Primary Assembly, whole genome shotgun sequence genome:
- the LOC115957136 gene encoding wall-associated receptor kinase-like 2, producing the protein MLSDGRIVAIKKCNTVHKGNLEQFINEIVILSQIIHRNVVKLIGCCLEIEIPLLVYEFIPNGTLFQYLHEENEDFPLTWDMRLKIVTEIAGALFYLHSAAASPIYHRDIKSTNILLDEKYRAKIADFGTSKSVTIDQTHVTTQVQGTFGYLDPEYFHTSQFTEKSDVYSFGVVLVELLTGEKPIFSTGSEEGRSLSAYFILSMKENHLFDILDDRVKKEGDKEGVIIVANLAKRCLHLNGKKRPTMREVVIELEGIRKTSGDQENYEELQYARREEIEASGVSLTSTQSCFEIASSSSSIVLP; encoded by the coding sequence ATGTTAAGTGATGGAAGAATTGTCGCAATTAAAAAGTGCAACACAGTGCACAAGGGGAATCTCGAACAATTCATTAATGAGATTGTCATTCTTTCACAAATTATCCATAGAAATGTGGTTAAGCTAATTGGTTGTTGTTTGGAGATAGAAATTCCTTTGTTGGTTTATGAATTCATCCCTAATGGGACACTTTTCCAATATCTccatgaagaaaatgaagattttcCATTAACATGGGATATGCGCTTAAAGATTGTCACGGAAATTGCAGGAGCTCTTTTCTACTTACACTCAGCAGCTGCCTCGCCAATTTATCATCGAGACATAAAGTCCACCAACATACTCTTAGACGAAAAGTACAGAGCGAAAATAGCGGACTTTGGGACATCAAAATCGGTAACAATTGACCAAACTCATGTAACCACCCAAGTTCAGGGAACTTTTGGGTATTTGGACCCAGAATATTTCCATACAAGCCAATTCACAGAAAAGAGTGATGTGTATAGTTTTGGAGTAGTCCTTGTTGAGCTCTTAACTGgagaaaaacccattttttcaACAGGGTCAGAAGAAGGTAGAAGTCTCTCTGCATATTTCATTCTCTCAATGAAGGAGAACCATCTATTTGATATTCTTGATGATCGAGTAAAGAAAGAAGGTGATAAAGAAGGGGTCATCATAGTTGCTAATCTTGCAAAAAGATGTTTGCACTTGAATGGAAAGAAACGTCCTACAATGAGAGAGGTTGTAATTGAGTTGGAGGGAATTCGAAAAACTTCTGGTGatcaagaaaattatgaagaaCTTCAATATGCTAGACGTGAAGAAATTGAGGCTTCAGGTGTTAGTTTAACATCAACACAATCATGTTTTGAAAttgcttcatcttcatcatcaatcGTCCTTCCATAA
- the LOC115954567 gene encoding uncharacterized protein LOC115954567, producing MEETNVSLKLLIDRESQRVLFAEAGKEFIDFLFHSLALPIGTLVPLFEKQGIQGSFGNIYESIENLGSIYLQPSVNKDTLLRPKVQISGGGNGPPLLLQNIESSSTFMKLYSCARSSSACDSYLAYDFSAICPSCGNVMNSEKNMVDPPTPSASTERGYVKELVTYMVTDDLVVKPMSIISTITLLNKFNVQEFGALEEKVVNLGMDEGLKILKASLYSKNVLTDVFLSMLKEEVKCKTLAQKDEPA from the exons ATGGAAGAAACCAATGTGAGTTTGAAACTTCTGATAGACAGAGAGAGCCAAAGAGTGCTTTTTGCCGAAGCGGGCAAGGAATTCATCGATTTCCTCTTTCACAGTCTGGCCCTACCCATCGGAACTCTCGTTCCACTTTTCGAAAAGCAAGGAATACAGGGCAGCTTCGGCAATATTTACGAGAGCATTGAAAATTTAGGCAGTATTTACCTGCAACCAAGCGTGAACAAAGACACTCTCCTGAGGCCCAAAGTACAGATCTCTGGTGGTGGTAATGGACCCCCTCTTCTATTGCAAAACATTGAATCATCATCGACATTCATGAAATTGTATAGTTGTGCTAGAAGCAGCTCCGCCTGTGACTCATATCTGGCTTATGACTTCAGCGCAATCTGTCCTTCGTGCGGAAATGTTATGAACAGCGAGAAAAATATGGTAGACCCACCAACTCCAAGCGCAAGTACTGAGAGAGGGTACGTGAAAGAGCTGGTTACATACATGGTGACGGATGATCTAGTGGTGAAACCCATGTCAATCATCTCTACTATCACTCTGCTTAACAAGTTCAATGTCCAGGAATTTGGGGCTCTAGAGGAGAAAGTTGTCAATTTGGGCATGGATGAG GGACTGAAGATATTGAAGGCTTCTCTATACTCAAAGAATGTTCTAACTGATGTCTTCCTCTCGATGCTGAAAGAGGAAGTCAAATGTAAGACATTAGCTCAAAAGGATGAGCCGGCCTGA
- the LOC115958102 gene encoding uncharacterized protein LOC115958102 — MKETNVSLKLMIDRESQRVLFAEAGKEFIDFLFQILALPVGTFIPLFEKQGMQGSFGNIFESIENLGSIYLQPSVNKEILLKPKVHISGGGGSGLSPLLQKVESSPPSSSSRSTKFYRCKNVGSSCDPYVAYDIRAICPSCSQVMNCEQNMVDPPSPSATKTSSSCTEGGYVKGLVTYLVMDDLEVKLMSTMSSITLLINKFNVKGIRALEEKVVNFGMDEGVKLLKASLYSKSVLTDVFLPMVKQEVNYEN; from the exons ATGAAAGAAACCAACGTGAGTTTGAAACTTATGATAGACAGAGAGAGCCAACGAGTGCTTTTTGCTGAAGCGGGCAAGGAATTCATCGATTTCCTCTTTCAAATTCTGGCCCTACCCGTCGGAACTTTCATTCCGCTTTTCGAAAAGCAAGGAATGCAGGGCAGTTTCGGGAATATTTTCGAGAGCATTGAAAATTTAGGTAGTATTTACCTTCAACCAAGTGTGAACAAAGAGATTCTCCTGAAGCCCAAAGTCCACATCTCTGGTGGTGGTGGTTCTGGGCTTTCTCCCCTATTGCAAAAGGTTGAATCATCACCACCGTCATCATCTTCGAGATCCACGAAATTCTATAGGTGTAAAAATGTCGGCAGTAGCTGTGACCCATATGTAGCTTATGACATTAGAGCAATCTGTCCCTCGTGTTCCCAGGTTATGAACTGCGAGCAAAATATGGTAGACCCACCAAGTCCAAGCGCAACGAAAACGAGTTCCTCATGTACTGAGGGAGGGTACGTGAAAGGGCTGGTTACATATTTGGTGATGGATGATCTAGAGGTGAAACTTATGTCCACCATGTCTAGTATCACTCTGCTAATTAACAAGTTTAATGTCAAGGGAATAAGGGCTCTTGAGGAGAAGGTGGTCAATTTTGGCATGGATGAG GGGGTAAAATTGCTCAAGGCTTCTTTGTATTCCAAGAGTGTTTTAACTGATGTCTTCCTCCCGATGGTGAAACAAGAAGTCAATTATGAGAATTGA